Proteins from a single region of Engystomops pustulosus chromosome 5, aEngPut4.maternal, whole genome shotgun sequence:
- the LRRC30 gene encoding leucine-rich repeat-containing protein 30: protein MGANFSHQRSKNKETKGQRSPEKPSSFNLLPESDTLGKKASVIFNYVLMDAEEIPSFIWHMKSIEKLNLSHNRLSKVPAAVAKLEQIVVLNLCGNRIVHLPREIGLLRNLKVLFVNMNYLCEMPEEVGLCRKLEVLSLSHNFISGLPSTYNDLSKLRKLNLSNNQIVNIPACVFHIKTLDFLHLGSNKIENIAENIKYLERLKILIIDHNNITVLPRTVCLLTTLELFNVDYNKIQTLPNDLYLLTNLKRIAWNPLDKGLHVINNPLVKPLSEYVEGGLDMLFSYLKDIKKT from the coding sequence ATGGGAGCTAATTTTTCACATCAGCGTTCCAAGAACAAGGAGACTAAAGGACAAAGATCACCAGAAAAACCATCATCATTCAATTTATTGCCAGAATCCGATACACTGGGCAAAAAGGCCTCTGTTATCTTCAACTATGTCTTAATGGATGCTGAGGAAATCCCAAGTTTCATTTGGCACATGAAATCTATAGAAAAGCTCAATCTGTCACATAACCGTCTTTCAAAGGTTCCTGCAGCAGTGGCTAAACTGGAACAAATAGTGGTGCTGAATTTATGTGGAAATCGCATTGTTCACCTTCCAAGGGAGATCGGCCTATTGAGGAACCTCAAGGTTCTTTTTGTCAACATGAATTATTTATGTGAAATGCCAGAAGAAGTGGGCTTATGTAGAAAGCTGGAGGTCCTCAGCTTGTCTCACAATTTCATTTCAGGACTCCCGTCAACCTACAACGACTTGTCTAAACTGAGGAAGCTAAACTTAAGCAACAACCAGATAGTTAACATTCCTGCATGTGTCTTCCACATTAAGACACTGGATTTTCTACACTTGGGATCAAATAAGATTGAGAACATTGCGGAGAACATTAAATATCTGGAGAGGTTGAAAATACTGATTATCGACCACAACAACATTACAGTTCTTCCTCGTACGGTTTGTTTATTGACCACTTTGGAGCTGTTCAATGTGGATTACAATAAAATACAGACTCTTCCCAATGATTTGTACTTATTGACAAACTTAAAGAGAATTGCCTGGAATCCATTGGACAAAGGTCTCCACGTTATAAATAATCCTTTAGTGAAGCCGTTGTCAGAGTATGTAGAAGGGGGACTAGATATGCTGTTCAGTTACCTTAAAGACATAAAGAAGACATAA